In one Rutidosis leptorrhynchoides isolate AG116_Rl617_1_P2 chromosome 8, CSIRO_AGI_Rlap_v1, whole genome shotgun sequence genomic region, the following are encoded:
- the LOC139864604 gene encoding uncharacterized protein, protein MYADPRRRPVTFFVGERVYLMMLMWKGVIWFGKRGKLAPRYIGPFSIGQLLNDQTVVLDLPAELFGIHDTFNVCYIHKCKVDDESQILSLQDLKVDMSKKLLEGPIRIVHRKVI, encoded by the coding sequence ATGTATGCAGATCCTCGTCGACGACCAGTGACATTTTTTGTGGGTGAGCGTGTGTACCTAATGATGTTGATGTGGAAAGGTGTAATTTGGTTCGGTAAACGCGGAAAGCTAGCCCCAAGGTATATCGGTCCATTTAGCATCGGACAGTTACTGAACGATCAAACAGTGGTTCTGGATCTTCCTGCAGAGTTATTTGGCATCCAcgatacattcaacgtatgttatatTCATAAGTGTAAGgtggacgatgaaagtcagattctatcGTTGCAGGATTTGAAAGTTGACATGAGTAAAAAGTTACTCGAAGGACCAATCAGGATTGTTCACAGAAAGGTTATCTAA